A genome region from Crossiella equi includes the following:
- the tdh gene encoding L-threonine 3-dehydrogenase: protein MKALVKAKDEPGLWLEDVPMPVVGADDVLVRVLRTGICGTDLHIQDWDDWATRNVPVGLVTGHEFAGEVVEVGSAVREVAVGDLVSGEGHLVCGKCRNCLAGRRHLCARTKGLGVHHNGAFAEYVALPATNAWVHRNEVDLDVASIFDPFGNAVHTALSFPIVGEDVLITGAGPIGVMAAAVAKHAGARSVVITDVSPYRLELAEKVGVSLALDVSKHTIADAQKQLGLKEGFDIGLEMSGQPVALRDMIANMTHGGRIAMLGLPSKEIPVDFSTVVLNMLTIKGIYGREMFETWYSMSVLLEGGLDLSPVITHRFDHSEFEEAFGTAREGRCGKVILDWSTAS from the coding sequence GTGAAAGCACTTGTCAAGGCGAAGGACGAGCCCGGCCTGTGGCTGGAGGACGTCCCGATGCCCGTCGTGGGCGCCGACGACGTGCTGGTGCGGGTGCTGCGCACCGGCATCTGCGGCACCGACCTGCACATCCAGGACTGGGACGACTGGGCCACGCGCAACGTCCCGGTCGGTCTGGTCACCGGGCACGAGTTCGCCGGCGAGGTCGTCGAGGTCGGCTCGGCGGTGCGCGAGGTCGCGGTCGGCGACCTGGTCTCCGGCGAGGGCCACCTGGTGTGCGGCAAGTGCCGCAACTGCCTGGCCGGGCGGCGGCACCTGTGCGCCCGCACCAAGGGCCTGGGCGTGCACCACAACGGCGCCTTCGCCGAGTACGTGGCCCTGCCCGCGACCAACGCCTGGGTGCACCGCAACGAGGTCGACCTGGACGTGGCCTCGATCTTCGACCCGTTCGGCAACGCCGTGCACACCGCGCTGAGCTTCCCGATCGTCGGCGAGGACGTGCTGATCACCGGCGCGGGCCCGATCGGCGTGATGGCCGCGGCGGTGGCCAAGCACGCCGGCGCGCGCAGCGTGGTGATCACCGACGTCAGCCCGTACCGGCTGGAGCTGGCCGAGAAGGTCGGCGTCTCGCTGGCGCTGGACGTCTCCAAGCACACGATCGCGGACGCGCAGAAGCAGCTGGGCCTCAAGGAGGGCTTCGACATCGGTCTGGAGATGTCCGGCCAGCCGGTGGCGCTGCGCGACATGATCGCGAACATGACGCACGGCGGCCGGATCGCGATGCTCGGCCTGCCCAGCAAGGAGATCCCGGTGGACTTCTCCACCGTGGTGCTGAACATGCTGACCATCAAGGGCATCTACGGCCGGGAGATGTTCGAGACCTGGTACTCGATGTCGGTGCTGCTGGAGGGCGGCCTCGACCTCAGCCCGGTGATCACGCACCGCTTCGACCACAGCGAGTTCGAGGAAGCCTTCGGCACCGCCCGCGAGGGCCGTTGCGGCAAGGTGATCCTCGACTGGAGCACGGCGAGCTGA
- a CDS encoding rRNA adenine N(6)-methyltransferase family protein, which translates to MQPGRNRHANHSSVHLLSSSKVISDLVVNARLGPDDLVMDLGAGTGAITAELTTTGARVLAVERDEEFVGDLERRYGDRENLRVVHADLLTVPLPRRQFQVVANIPFSITTPLLRRLLNTPNGSLTQADLLVEFGLAKRLTAAWPRDLEAAWWAARFEITVEHRVPATAFRPAPKIDAAHLSLVRKKQSRHLQGVIWALLSNAYGSPNTAARAAMTGFVTRGRAHRLLQDRGIDSQAAVGTIKLKQWLEIAEELAADKSLSWPPLPKNLRTDGTRRDDAPHKGGLRTPQGRPSAQSRDGRQGSGKARGGSSRGGQQGSGQARDGQSWGEQPRGGSGRGGSARGGSSWGEQSRDGQSRSEQPRGGSGRGGQARGGQRSGQKNSGQQPGQNPSGGKPRRAPKR; encoded by the coding sequence GTGCAACCAGGTCGCAACCGCCATGCCAACCACTCCAGTGTCCACCTGCTGTCCTCGTCGAAGGTGATCAGCGACCTGGTGGTGAACGCCCGGCTGGGCCCCGACGACCTGGTGATGGACCTGGGCGCGGGCACCGGCGCGATCACCGCCGAGCTCACCACCACCGGCGCGCGCGTGCTGGCGGTGGAGCGGGACGAGGAGTTCGTGGGCGACCTGGAGCGCCGCTACGGCGACCGGGAGAACCTGCGGGTGGTGCACGCGGACCTGCTCACCGTGCCGCTGCCGCGCCGCCAGTTCCAGGTGGTGGCCAACATCCCGTTCTCGATCACCACGCCGCTGCTGCGCCGCCTGCTGAACACGCCCAACGGCTCGCTGACCCAGGCCGACCTGCTCGTGGAGTTCGGCCTGGCCAAGCGGCTGACCGCGGCCTGGCCGCGCGACCTGGAGGCCGCCTGGTGGGCGGCCCGGTTCGAGATCACCGTGGAGCACCGGGTGCCCGCCACGGCCTTCCGGCCCGCGCCGAAGATCGACGCGGCGCACCTGTCGCTGGTGCGCAAGAAGCAGTCGCGGCACCTGCAGGGCGTGATCTGGGCGCTGCTGAGCAACGCCTACGGCTCGCCGAACACCGCGGCGCGCGCGGCGATGACCGGGTTCGTCACGCGGGGCCGGGCGCACCGGCTGCTCCAGGACCGGGGCATCGACTCGCAGGCCGCGGTCGGCACGATCAAGCTCAAGCAGTGGCTGGAGATCGCCGAGGAGCTGGCCGCGGACAAGTCGCTGAGCTGGCCGCCGCTGCCGAAGAACCTGCGCACCGACGGCACCCGCCGCGACGACGCGCCGCACAAGGGCGGGCTCCGCACCCCGCAGGGCAGGCCGTCGGCGCAGTCGCGGGACGGGCGGCAGGGCTCGGGCAAGGCCCGGGGCGGCTCCTCGCGAGGCGGGCAGCAGGGCTCCGGCCAGGCGCGGGACGGCCAGTCGTGGGGCGAGCAGCCCAGGGGCGGTTCGGGGCGGGGCGGCTCCGCCCGGGGAGGGTCGTCCTGGGGCGAGCAGTCCCGGGACGGCCAGTCGCGGTCGGAGCAGCCTAGGGGCGGTTCGGGGCGGGGTGGCCAGGCCCGGGGTGGTCAGCGCTCGGGTCAGAAGAACTCTGGACAGCAGCCTGGCCAGAACCCGTCAGGCGGTAAGCCGCGACGCGCACCGAAGCGCTGA
- a CDS encoding carboxylate-amine ligase, with translation MNAWTFGVEEEFILVHADTGRLAAQAEAVRAGADTAGTDEHLQEELTRYQVETASPVCTTADELRGHLTTLRARLSASARERGLYLLATGTAVLAEPWPPQLAGQDRYQDIAARYGGLVDTLCGCHVHVAIPDAEFGVRLSNHLRPWLPLLLALSANSPFSRGQDSGHASWRHVTWARWPSAGPPPFFSSPEHYDASVSALLRTGAAMDRKMVYWDIRLSEQQPTLEVRVCDVAATVEEAVLLGVLTRALAQAAAYDIESGVAAPPIPHEVLRAALWRAARDGVAGQCPDPESGALAPVTAVLRRALRRLKPVLVANQELELVEDLVVQLFARGGGAQRQREAMARRGEPMDVVELLAGQTTASLLDSPS, from the coding sequence ATGAACGCCTGGACCTTCGGGGTCGAAGAAGAGTTCATCCTCGTGCACGCGGACACCGGCAGGCTGGCCGCGCAGGCCGAGGCCGTGCGCGCCGGTGCCGACACGGCGGGCACCGACGAGCACCTCCAGGAGGAGCTCACCCGCTACCAGGTGGAGACCGCCTCCCCGGTCTGCACGACCGCCGACGAGCTGCGCGGGCACCTCACCACACTGCGCGCGCGGCTGTCGGCCAGTGCCCGCGAGCGGGGGCTGTACCTGCTGGCCACCGGCACCGCCGTGCTCGCCGAGCCGTGGCCGCCCCAGCTGGCGGGCCAGGACCGCTACCAGGACATCGCCGCCCGCTACGGCGGTCTGGTCGACACCCTGTGCGGCTGCCACGTGCACGTCGCGATCCCGGACGCCGAGTTCGGCGTGCGGCTGAGCAACCACCTGCGGCCCTGGCTGCCCCTGCTGCTCGCGCTCAGCGCGAACTCGCCCTTCTCCCGGGGCCAGGACAGCGGGCACGCCAGCTGGCGGCACGTCACCTGGGCGCGCTGGCCCTCGGCGGGGCCGCCGCCGTTCTTCAGCTCCCCGGAGCACTACGACGCGAGCGTGAGCGCCCTGCTGCGCACCGGGGCGGCCATGGACCGCAAGATGGTCTACTGGGACATCCGCCTGTCCGAGCAGCAGCCGACCCTGGAAGTGCGGGTCTGCGACGTGGCGGCCACCGTGGAGGAGGCCGTGCTGCTCGGGGTGCTCACCCGCGCGCTGGCCCAGGCCGCGGCCTACGACATCGAGTCCGGGGTGGCCGCGCCGCCGATCCCGCACGAGGTGCTGCGGGCGGCGCTGTGGCGTGCGGCACGCGACGGGGTGGCCGGGCAGTGCCCGGACCCGGAGTCCGGCGCGCTGGCCCCGGTGACGGCGGTGCTGCGGCGCGCGCTGCGCAGGCTCAAGCCGGTGCTGGTGGCCAACCAGGAGCTGGAACTGGTCGAGGACCTCGTCGTGCAGCTGTTCGCCCGGGGTGGCGGGGCGCAGCGGCAGCGGGAGGCGATGGCCCGGCGCGGAGAGCCGATGGACGTGGTGGAACTGCTCGCCGGGCAGACCACCGCGTCGCTGCTGGACTCGCCCAGCTAG
- a CDS encoding ATP-binding protein — MELLGRDLERKQLAELVDGVAERGGALLVTGEPGIGKSALLAHARQALAGARVRVLTATGAEPEQHLAFAGLHQLLYPLRGFSDRLPQAQRDALRTALGLADGAPPEVYLVGLAVLNLLAEAAVERPLVLFVDDLHWVDHASREVLAFLARRLESEPVVLVLSTRDGGPELAGVPELRLAPLPRDVAGQFLPGLTPPERDRVLDAALGNPLALTELGQRPGDGAGLPLTQRLERAFTARAAGLPPETRRALLVAAVNDSAALAEVVAAGGDLGPAVAAGLVDVHEGTVTFRHPLVRSALTHAAGTEARRQAHLDLAEVLTGQPDRVAWHRAEAAEGEAEDVAAALVDSAGRALRRGGTAAALTALERAARLSAPATRAGRLLRTAELAVDAGQRDVVDRLLTELSTTDLTPRQRALATWLPTGFDDGVRAGVAGPVELAGLARQVARDGDLDLAMRILWSTAMRCFWVEPGPEARQHILEVADEMPVDPGDPRIVAVNAYLAPLARGARVVAALRGMGEGIAPHECRFLGSAALQVGAFEESARFSAAAQPGLRADGRLGLLTRALAVQATSCARLGDLATAAPAAEEAARLAEETRQPYMVGLARAVQAEIAALRGEYGHAEALAAEAERVGLAAGARPVLATAQLARGLAALGQGRYADAYNALARLHDPRDPAFQLALRGHATAELAEAAARCDQAAQARVLLRGLPPESSPALAHGLRHAHAVLAPDSRAEKAFGTALAEADPGWPLERGRVRLAFGEWLRRQRRAAESRTHLRAAAETFTALGVTGWAERARRELRAAGEAVPERCPDRVELTAHELSIAGLAAEGLTNREIGQRLFLSHRTVSTHLHRIFPKLGVTARGELAAALRTR, encoded by the coding sequence GTGGAGCTGCTCGGACGGGACCTGGAGCGGAAGCAGCTGGCCGAGCTCGTGGACGGTGTCGCCGAGCGCGGGGGCGCGCTGCTGGTGACCGGGGAGCCCGGGATCGGGAAGTCCGCGCTGCTGGCGCACGCACGCCAGGCCCTGGCCGGGGCGCGCGTGCGGGTGCTCACCGCCACCGGGGCCGAGCCGGAGCAGCACCTCGCCTTCGCCGGGCTGCACCAGCTGCTGTACCCGCTGCGCGGGTTCTCAGACCGGTTGCCGCAGGCGCAGCGGGATGCGCTGCGGACCGCGCTCGGGCTGGCCGACGGCGCGCCGCCCGAGGTCTACCTGGTCGGACTGGCCGTGCTCAACCTGCTCGCCGAGGCCGCCGTCGAGCGGCCCCTGGTGTTGTTCGTCGACGACCTGCACTGGGTGGACCATGCCTCGCGGGAGGTGCTCGCCTTCCTCGCCCGGCGCCTGGAGTCCGAACCGGTCGTGCTGGTGCTGTCCACCCGGGACGGTGGGCCCGAGCTGGCCGGGGTGCCGGAGCTGCGGCTCGCGCCCCTGCCCCGCGACGTGGCCGGGCAGTTCCTGCCCGGGCTCACGCCGCCGGAGCGGGACCGGGTGCTCGACGCGGCCCTGGGCAACCCGCTGGCGTTGACCGAGCTGGGGCAGCGCCCCGGGGACGGTGCCGGGCTGCCGCTCACCCAGCGGCTGGAACGGGCCTTCACCGCGCGGGCGGCCGGGCTGCCGCCGGAGACCCGGCGGGCGTTGCTGGTGGCGGCGGTCAACGACAGCGCCGCGCTGGCCGAGGTCGTCGCGGCGGGCGGGGACCTCGGTCCCGCCGTCGCGGCCGGGCTCGTCGACGTGCACGAGGGCACCGTCACCTTCCGGCACCCGCTCGTCCGGTCCGCGCTCACGCACGCCGCCGGTACCGAGGCGCGCAGGCAGGCACATCTGGACCTGGCCGAGGTGCTCACCGGGCAGCCGGACCGGGTGGCCTGGCACCGCGCCGAGGCCGCCGAGGGGGAGGCCGAGGACGTGGCCGCCGCGCTCGTGGACAGCGCCGGCCGCGCGCTGCGCAGAGGGGGCACCGCCGCCGCCCTGACCGCCCTGGAACGCGCCGCCCGCCTCAGCGCTCCCGCCACCCGGGCGGGCCGCCTGCTGCGCACCGCCGAGCTGGCCGTGGACGCCGGTCAGCGGGACGTGGTGGACCGCCTGCTCACCGAACTGTCCACAACGGACCTCACGCCCCGGCAGCGCGCCCTGGCCACCTGGCTGCCCACCGGGTTCGACGACGGCGTCCGCGCCGGGGTGGCCGGACCGGTGGAGCTGGCCGGGCTGGCCCGCCAGGTCGCCCGGGACGGGGACCTCGACCTGGCCATGCGCATCCTGTGGAGCACGGCCATGCGCTGCTTCTGGGTCGAGCCCGGCCCGGAGGCGCGGCAGCACATCCTCGAGGTCGCCGACGAGATGCCCGTCGATCCCGGCGACCCGCGCATCGTCGCCGTCAACGCCTACCTCGCCCCGCTGGCCCGGGGCGCCCGGGTGGTCGCCGCCCTGCGGGGCATGGGCGAGGGGATCGCACCGCACGAGTGCCGGTTCCTGGGCAGCGCCGCGCTCCAGGTCGGCGCGTTCGAGGAGTCCGCCCGGTTCTCCGCCGCCGCCCAGCCGGGACTGCGCGCCGACGGCCGCCTGGGCCTGCTCACCCGGGCGCTGGCCGTGCAGGCCACCAGCTGCGCCCGCCTCGGTGACCTGGCCACCGCCGCGCCCGCCGCCGAGGAGGCCGCGCGGCTGGCCGAGGAGACGCGGCAGCCGTACATGGTCGGCCTGGCCCGGGCGGTGCAGGCCGAGATCGCCGCGCTGCGCGGGGAGTACGGGCACGCCGAGGCCCTGGCCGCCGAGGCGGAACGGGTGGGCCTGGCCGCCGGGGCGCGCCCGGTGCTGGCCACCGCGCAGCTCGCCCGGGGCCTGGCCGCGCTCGGGCAGGGTCGCTACGCCGACGCCTACAACGCGCTGGCCCGCCTGCACGACCCCCGGGACCCGGCCTTCCAGCTCGCGCTGCGCGGGCACGCCACCGCCGAGCTGGCCGAGGCCGCCGCCCGCTGCGACCAGGCCGCCCAGGCCCGGGTGCTGCTGCGCGGGCTGCCACCGGAGTCCTCCCCCGCCCTGGCGCACGGACTGCGGCACGCGCACGCCGTGCTGGCCCCGGACAGCCGGGCGGAGAAGGCCTTCGGCACCGCGCTCGCCGAGGCCGACCCGGGCTGGCCCCTGGAACGCGGACGGGTCCGGCTGGCCTTCGGCGAGTGGCTGCGCAGGCAGCGCCGGGCCGCCGAGTCGCGCACGCACCTGCGCGCGGCCGCCGAGACCTTCACCGCGCTCGGCGTGACCGGCTGGGCCGAGCGCGCCCGCCGCGAGCTGCGCGCCGCGGGCGAGGCCGTGCCGGAGCGGTGCCCGGACCGGGTGGAGCTGACCGCGCACGAGCTGAGCATCGCCGGGCTGGCCGCGGAGGGCCTGACCAACCGGGAGATCGGGCAGCGGCTGTTCCTGTCGCACCGCACGGTCAGCACGCACCTGCACCGCATCTTCCCCAAGCTCGGGGTCACCGCCCGCGGCGAGCTGGCCGCCGCGCTGCGCACCCGGTGA
- a CDS encoding DUF2510 domain-containing protein, which translates to MTGPTAGWHVDPLDERLLRYWDGRWTFHTRDRPQAAPPPEPAPQAHTGPVLRPDIAQAAQRVQGVLLGSRKELGLLAGHLEPEERVLALTGAVGEGTGVLACTNLRVLFLFEGLVRRQFVHVRWNDTKSVVYDRRQHTFAVHVRTPARRTLPALSVHVYNLADAQALVHAAQTASAAPRLDVV; encoded by the coding sequence GTGACCGGGCCGACCGCGGGCTGGCACGTCGACCCGCTCGACGAGCGCCTGCTGCGCTACTGGGACGGCCGCTGGACCTTCCACACCCGGGACCGCCCCCAGGCCGCCCCGCCGCCCGAGCCCGCACCACAGGCCCACACGGGGCCGGTGCTGCGGCCGGACATCGCCCAGGCCGCGCAGCGCGTGCAGGGGGTGCTGCTCGGCTCCCGGAAGGAGCTCGGCCTGCTCGCCGGGCACCTGGAGCCGGAGGAGCGGGTGCTCGCGCTCACCGGCGCGGTCGGCGAGGGCACCGGTGTGCTCGCGTGCACGAACCTCCGAGTGCTGTTCCTGTTCGAGGGCCTGGTGCGCAGGCAGTTCGTCCACGTGCGCTGGAACGACACCAAGTCCGTGGTCTACGACCGGAGGCAGCACACCTTCGCCGTGCACGTGCGGACCCCGGCGCGGCGGACCCTGCCCGCGCTGTCGGTGCACGTGTACAACCTGGCCGACGCCCAGGCCCTGGTGCACGCCGCCCAGACCGCCTCGGCCGCGCCCCGGCTGGACGTGGTCTGA
- a CDS encoding DUF4041 domain-containing protein, whose amino-acid sequence MALFGSRQANAEVEGLRQQLAAAHGTIAELRGWVGQLRGEGTPALEAELRHLHGAVEQARQVEAAFTAQREELKAELTALRAELVETRDLALLQQVGVYEYAHPLQDALAYKDALTQLRQRIKAQAKGEAVTCQVDWAVNGSVKEGQKLGRDMAKLMLRAYNAEADNAVRVVRPHTREAVKTRLGTTRETIGKLGTLMRIAISPDYHRLRLHEIDLTADHLTKVEEEREAARAERERLREEAKVLKDIERERARLDKERRHVLSALARLEANGDEAGLAKAREQLASVDAAVAGVEQRAANVRLGYVYVISNIGAFGPDVVKIGMTRRLEPMDRVRELGDASVPFRFDTHALFFSEDAVALETRLHQELAHRRVNLVNHRREFFYATPAEVRDLLVRFGEDHVLEYTEVPEAVEWRASEPRRRDAS is encoded by the coding sequence ATGGCGCTGTTCGGCAGCAGACAGGCGAACGCCGAGGTGGAGGGGCTGCGGCAGCAGCTGGCCGCCGCGCACGGCACGATCGCGGAGCTGCGCGGCTGGGTGGGGCAGCTGCGCGGGGAGGGCACCCCGGCGCTGGAGGCGGAGCTGCGCCACCTGCACGGCGCGGTCGAGCAGGCCCGGCAGGTCGAGGCCGCCTTCACCGCCCAGCGGGAGGAGCTCAAGGCCGAGCTGACCGCCCTGCGCGCGGAGCTGGTGGAGACCAGGGACCTCGCGCTGCTCCAGCAGGTCGGCGTCTACGAGTACGCGCACCCGCTGCAGGACGCGCTCGCCTACAAGGACGCGCTCACCCAGCTCCGCCAGCGGATCAAGGCCCAGGCCAAGGGCGAGGCGGTCACCTGCCAGGTCGACTGGGCGGTGAACGGTTCGGTCAAGGAGGGCCAGAAGCTCGGCCGCGACATGGCCAAGCTCATGCTGCGCGCCTACAACGCCGAGGCCGACAACGCGGTGCGCGTGGTGCGCCCGCACACCCGGGAGGCGGTCAAGACCCGCCTGGGCACCACCCGGGAGACCATCGGCAAGCTCGGCACGCTGATGCGCATCGCCATCTCCCCGGACTACCACCGGTTGCGCCTGCACGAGATCGACCTCACCGCCGACCACCTGACCAAGGTCGAGGAGGAGAGGGAGGCGGCCCGCGCCGAGCGCGAGCGGCTGCGCGAGGAAGCCAAGGTGCTCAAGGACATCGAGCGCGAACGCGCCCGCCTGGACAAGGAGCGCCGGCACGTCCTGTCCGCACTGGCCCGCCTGGAGGCCAACGGCGACGAGGCGGGCCTGGCCAAGGCGCGCGAGCAGCTGGCCTCCGTCGACGCGGCCGTGGCCGGGGTCGAGCAGCGGGCGGCCAACGTGCGCCTGGGCTACGTGTACGTCATCTCCAACATCGGCGCCTTCGGCCCGGACGTGGTCAAGATCGGTATGACCCGGCGGCTGGAGCCCATGGACCGGGTGCGCGAGCTCGGGGACGCCTCGGTGCCGTTCCGCTTCGACACGCACGCCCTGTTCTTCTCCGAGGACGCGGTCGCCCTGGAGACCCGCCTGCACCAGGAGCTCGCGCACCGGCGGGTCAACCTGGTCAACCACCGGCGCGAGTTCTTCTACGCCACCCCCGCCGAGGTGCGCGACCTGCTCGTGCGCTTCGGCGAGGACCACGTGCTCGAGTACACCGAGGTGCCCGAGGCCGTGGAGTGGCGCGCCTCCGAGCCGCGGCGGCGGGACGCGTCGTGA
- a CDS encoding uridine kinase: MRVRPVSMEVLVTELADRVAALPPDRRLRLAVDGANAARPGELADALVEPLRVRGRQVLRVRAADFLKPASLRLEHGRRDPDSFYLNWLDAGALRREVLDPAAPDGTGEVLPSLWNPVTDRATRAGRVPLPPGGVVLLDGALLMGQGLPLDLTVHLRLSEAALARRTPEEEHWTLPAYRRYAEEVGPDGLADVVVRVDDPRHPALVEG, encoded by the coding sequence GTGCGTGTGCGTCCCGTGTCCATGGAAGTCCTGGTCACCGAGCTCGCCGACCGGGTGGCGGCCCTCCCGCCGGACCGCAGGCTCCGGCTCGCCGTGGACGGCGCCAACGCCGCCCGACCGGGTGAACTCGCGGACGCCCTGGTGGAACCCCTCCGCGTCCGCGGCCGCCAGGTCCTGCGCGTGCGCGCGGCGGACTTCCTGAAACCGGCCTCGCTGCGCCTGGAACACGGCCGCCGGGACCCGGACTCCTTCTACCTGAACTGGCTGGACGCGGGCGCCCTCCGCCGCGAGGTCCTGGACCCGGCCGCCCCGGACGGCACGGGCGAGGTCCTGCCGAGCCTGTGGAACCCGGTCACCGACCGCGCCACCCGGGCCGGACGGGTCCCGCTGCCACCGGGCGGTGTGGTGCTGCTGGACGGCGCCCTGCTGATGGGACAAGGGCTTCCGCTGGACCTGACCGTCCACTTGCGACTCTCCGAGGCGGCCCTGGCCCGCCGCACCCCGGAGGAGGAGCACTGGACGCTCCCGGCCTACCGCCGCTACGCGGAAGAGGTCGGCCCGGACGGCCTGGCCGATGTCGTGGTGCGCGTGGACGACCCCCGGCACCCGGCCCTGGTGGAGGGCTGA
- a CDS encoding alpha/beta fold hydrolase — protein MISRRQFAQGLAALAAAATVTGCSTTPASAPSASTAAGTRGRFLDQVKHIEAGELTIGYAELGPATGPPVILLHGWPYDIQSFGDVAPELAKAGYRVLVPYLRGYGPTTFRSAGTVRNGQQAAVASDVIAFMDALRIDKAVLGGFDWGARTVCCVAALWPERVKALVSVSGYLITNLPGNLQPLPPAAELGWWYQYYFSTERGVQGYSRNRHDFNKLIWQQASPRWRFDEATYERSAKSWENPDHVAIVVHNYRWRLSLAQGEARFEELERRLAAMPVISVPTVTVASDFDGAAIEGTAYRKQFSGKYEHRILRGIGHNVPQEAPEAFTQAVIAADKL, from the coding sequence ATGATCAGCAGGAGACAGTTCGCCCAGGGACTCGCCGCCCTCGCGGCCGCGGCCACCGTCACCGGCTGCTCGACCACCCCCGCCTCCGCCCCGTCGGCGAGCACCGCGGCGGGCACCCGTGGCCGGTTCCTGGACCAGGTCAAGCACATCGAGGCGGGTGAGCTGACCATCGGCTACGCCGAGCTCGGCCCCGCGACCGGCCCGCCGGTGATCCTGCTGCACGGCTGGCCCTACGACATCCAGAGCTTCGGCGACGTGGCCCCCGAGCTGGCCAAGGCCGGGTACCGGGTGCTGGTGCCCTACCTGCGCGGCTACGGCCCGACCACGTTCCGCTCGGCCGGCACCGTCCGCAACGGCCAGCAGGCCGCGGTGGCCTCGGACGTGATCGCGTTCATGGACGCCCTGCGCATCGACAAGGCCGTGCTGGGCGGGTTCGACTGGGGTGCGCGCACGGTCTGCTGCGTGGCCGCGCTGTGGCCGGAGCGGGTCAAGGCACTGGTCTCGGTGAGCGGTTACCTCATCACCAACCTGCCCGGCAACCTGCAGCCGCTGCCGCCCGCCGCCGAGCTCGGCTGGTGGTACCAGTACTACTTCTCCACCGAGCGCGGTGTGCAGGGCTACTCGCGCAACCGCCACGACTTCAACAAGCTCATCTGGCAGCAGGCCTCCCCGCGGTGGCGCTTCGACGAGGCCACCTACGAGCGCAGCGCGAAGTCCTGGGAGAACCCGGACCACGTGGCGATCGTGGTGCACAACTACCGGTGGCGGCTGAGCCTGGCCCAGGGCGAGGCGCGCTTCGAGGAGCTGGAGCGCAGGCTCGCCGCCATGCCGGTCATCTCCGTGCCGACGGTCACCGTCGCCAGCGACTTCGACGGCGCGGCGATCGAGGGCACCGCCTACCGCAAGCAGTTCAGCGGCAAGTACGAGCACCGGATCCTCCGCGGCATCGGGCACAACGTGCCCCAGGAAGCACCGGAGGCCTTCACCCAGGCCGTCATCGCGGCCGACAAGCTCTGA
- a CDS encoding glycine C-acetyltransferase translates to MFGTMREDLRTTLTEIREAGLYKGERVITTPQNAAVGVGGGPAVLNFCANNYLGLADHPEVVAAAKAALDEWGFGMASVRFICGTQQIHKDLEAKLSEFLRTEDTILYSSCFDANGGLFETLLGAEDAVISDELNHASIIDGIRLSKAKRFRYRNRDMADLERCLQEAKDARYRLIATDGVFSMDGYLAPLDEICDLAEKYDALVMVDDSHAVGFTGPTGAGTPELFGVQDRVDVLTGTLGKALGGASGGYVSGRAEIVELLRQRSRPYLFSNSLAPAVTAAAIKALELLGTSGELLEKLRANTELFRREMTARGFDVLPGEHPIAPVMIGDAAEAGRMADKLLEQGIYVIGFSYPVVPHGKARIRTQMSAAHSTDEVWQAIHAFEKARAELNG, encoded by the coding sequence ATGTTCGGCACCATGCGCGAGGACCTGCGCACCACCCTGACCGAGATCCGCGAGGCGGGCCTGTACAAAGGCGAGCGCGTGATCACCACCCCGCAGAACGCGGCGGTCGGCGTCGGCGGCGGGCCCGCGGTGCTCAACTTCTGCGCCAACAACTACCTCGGCCTGGCCGACCACCCGGAGGTCGTCGCGGCGGCCAAGGCGGCCCTGGACGAGTGGGGCTTCGGCATGGCCTCGGTGCGGTTCATCTGCGGTACCCAGCAGATCCACAAGGACCTCGAGGCCAAGCTCTCGGAGTTCCTGCGCACCGAGGACACCATCCTCTACAGCTCCTGCTTCGACGCCAACGGCGGCCTGTTCGAGACGCTGCTGGGCGCCGAGGACGCGGTGATCTCCGACGAGCTCAACCACGCGAGCATCATCGACGGCATCCGCCTGTCCAAGGCCAAGCGCTTCCGCTACCGCAACCGCGACATGGCCGACCTGGAGCGCTGCCTCCAGGAGGCGAAGGACGCGCGGTACCGGCTGATCGCCACCGACGGCGTGTTCTCCATGGACGGCTACCTGGCGCCGCTGGACGAGATCTGCGACCTGGCGGAGAAGTACGACGCGCTGGTCATGGTCGACGACTCGCACGCGGTCGGCTTCACCGGCCCGACCGGTGCGGGCACCCCGGAGCTGTTCGGCGTGCAGGACCGCGTGGACGTGCTGACCGGCACCCTGGGCAAGGCCCTGGGCGGGGCCAGCGGCGGCTACGTGTCCGGGCGGGCGGAGATCGTGGAGCTGCTGCGCCAGCGCTCGCGCCCGTACCTGTTCTCCAACTCGCTGGCCCCGGCGGTCACCGCGGCCGCGATCAAGGCACTGGAGCTGCTGGGCACCTCCGGCGAGCTGCTGGAGAAGCTGCGCGCCAACACCGAGCTGTTCCGCCGGGAGATGACCGCGCGCGGCTTCGACGTGCTGCCCGGCGAGCACCCCATCGCCCCGGTGATGATCGGCGACGCGGCCGAGGCCGGGCGGATGGCGGACAAGCTGCTGGAGCAGGGCATCTACGTGATCGGGTTCTCCTACCCGGTGGTCCCGCACGGCAAGGCGCGGATCCGCACGCAGATGTCGGCCGCGCACAGCACCGACGAGGTGTGGCAGGCCATCCACGCGTTCGAGAAGGCGCGGGCCGAGCTGAACGGCTGA